One part of the Alistipes onderdonkii genome encodes these proteins:
- the mobC gene encoding plasmid mobilization relaxosome protein MobC — MAQLKGIARNLNQLTRSANAGGFAAVIVSHAAIITEIEDFLKQVRHDR, encoded by the coding sequence ATGGCGCAGTTGAAAGGCATTGCCCGTAACCTCAATCAACTTACCCGCTCGGCCAATGCCGGCGGGTTTGCGGCGGTAATTGTGTCCCACGCGGCAATCATTACCGAGATCGAGGACTTTCTAAAACAGGTGCGCCATGATCGGTAA